A section of the Paenibacillus yonginensis genome encodes:
- a CDS encoding TolB family protein translates to MNKIDEPNIDEPNKPEDRGVTSILETIDVQTGERGVLAEFEELIEAPNWTRDGRTLIYNSGGSLFKFDLETRESTRMNSGFANRCNNDHVLSPDNRRVAVSHHTKEDGKSRIYIFPMVGGKPELITAMAPSYLHGWSPDGSTLAYCAERGGVFNIYTIPAEGGVETQLTHTPGLDDGPEYSPDGAHIWFNSTRTGLMQVWRMNPDGSEQTQVMEEDSNNWFPHVSPDGTKVVYIAYRKGDVDPADHPPNKQVQLRMMDYDGGNIRVLADLFGGQGTINVNSWSPESRQIAFVSYRLRG, encoded by the coding sequence ATGAATAAAATCGACGAACCCAATATCGACGAACCTAATAAACCTGAGGACCGGGGCGTCACCAGCATACTGGAGACGATCGACGTACAGACCGGAGAAAGGGGGGTGCTGGCCGAGTTCGAGGAACTGATCGAAGCGCCGAACTGGACCCGGGATGGGCGGACGCTTATCTATAACAGCGGCGGATCGCTGTTTAAATTTGATTTGGAAACAAGGGAGAGCACCCGGATGAACTCCGGTTTTGCAAACCGCTGCAACAACGATCATGTCCTGTCGCCGGATAACCGGCGGGTAGCGGTCAGTCATCACACCAAGGAGGACGGCAAGTCCAGAATTTATATTTTCCCGATGGTCGGCGGAAAGCCGGAGCTGATCACGGCAATGGCGCCAAGTTATTTGCACGGCTGGTCGCCGGATGGCAGCACGCTTGCTTACTGCGCGGAACGCGGCGGCGTGTTTAATATCTATACGATCCCGGCCGAAGGCGGAGTGGAGACTCAGCTGACGCATACGCCAGGTCTTGACGACGGGCCGGAATATTCGCCGGACGGCGCGCATATTTGGTTTAATTCCACGCGGACCGGGCTGATGCAGGTTTGGCGGATGAACCCGGACGGCAGCGAACAAACGCAGGTGATGGAGGAAGACAGCAACAATTGGTTCCCACATGTTTCGCCTGACGGTACCAAAGTGGTTTATATCGCTTACCGCAAAGGGGATGTCGACCCGGCGGATCATCCGCCGAACAAACAGGTCCAGCTTCGGATGATGGACTATGACGGCGGGAACATCCGCGTTTTGGCCGACCTGTTTGGAGGACAAGGGACAATCAATGTCAACTCGTGGTCCCCGGAAAGCCGGCAGATTGCTTTTGTCAGCTACCGATTGAGGGGATAA
- a CDS encoding winged helix-turn-helix domain-containing protein has protein sequence MKPIQTTKQALRRFLLETQLLPSVSVEADGDQEAQPAATHQKVLEVLRHLECVQIDPVAAVKPNQHLVLAARIPGYQPSLLNELLRDRAVFEYFANAACVIPMEDYPVFEPVRRRIFSQLDSRLEEIRPVADEVLSKLEQEGPLPAKAFQSDQKVQGYWDNTAKTKASSHAINLLMDMAEIQIVGREGNQRLFDLTRRSIPGKWLGLADTITEAEALEGMLQKYFRAYRVFEPSDPRLGWQRLTAKDRRETLARRKAEGELVQLEVEGVKSGYYILAADLNRLLFHQAAEEREDSHGFPAPVRFLPPLDNLLWSRKRLEDLFDFEYRWEIYTPAVKRKYGYYAMPILAGDRLIGRMDPRLDTKKQHLTVRLLQIDPGIDYTSELRQSVEQELERFAKVHGALTLTVQNVQIGEQAAIESNED, from the coding sequence GTGAAACCGATTCAAACTACGAAACAAGCGCTCAGGCGTTTTCTGCTCGAGACGCAGCTTTTGCCGAGCGTGAGCGTGGAGGCGGATGGCGATCAGGAGGCTCAACCTGCCGCTACGCATCAAAAGGTGTTAGAGGTTCTGCGTCATTTGGAATGTGTGCAAATTGACCCGGTGGCCGCTGTCAAACCCAATCAGCATTTGGTGCTTGCCGCCCGGATTCCCGGCTATCAGCCGTCCTTATTAAACGAGCTTCTGCGGGATAGAGCCGTGTTCGAATATTTTGCAAATGCAGCGTGCGTGATCCCGATGGAGGATTATCCGGTCTTTGAACCGGTTCGCAGGCGCATTTTCAGTCAGCTTGACAGCCGGCTCGAGGAGATCCGGCCGGTTGCGGACGAGGTTTTGAGCAAGCTGGAGCAGGAAGGCCCGCTTCCTGCCAAAGCTTTTCAATCCGATCAGAAGGTCCAGGGTTATTGGGATAATACGGCCAAAACCAAAGCGAGTTCCCACGCGATCAACCTGCTGATGGACATGGCGGAAATTCAGATCGTCGGCCGTGAAGGCAACCAGCGCCTCTTTGATTTAACCCGCCGGAGCATTCCCGGCAAATGGCTGGGGCTTGCGGATACGATTACGGAGGCTGAAGCGCTTGAGGGCATGCTGCAAAAATATTTCCGGGCTTACCGGGTTTTCGAACCCTCGGATCCCCGTTTGGGATGGCAGCGCCTCACGGCGAAAGACCGCCGGGAGACGTTAGCCAGAAGGAAGGCAGAAGGCGAACTTGTTCAGCTGGAGGTGGAGGGCGTCAAAAGCGGTTACTACATCCTAGCCGCTGATCTAAACCGTCTGCTGTTTCATCAGGCGGCAGAAGAGCGAGAGGATTCGCATGGGTTTCCCGCTCCCGTCCGGTTCCTTCCGCCGCTGGATAATTTGTTATGGAGCCGGAAACGTTTGGAGGACTTGTTCGACTTCGAATACCGCTGGGAGATTTATACGCCGGCCGTCAAACGGAAATACGGCTACTACGCCATGCCGATTTTGGCCGGCGACCGGCTGATCGGCCGGATGGATCCGCGGCTTGACACCAAAAAACAGCATTTAACCGTTCGGCTGCTGCAGATCGATCCTGGAATTGACTATACATCCGAACTCCGGCAAAGCGTGGAGCAGGAGCTTGAACGTTTTGCCAAAGTCCACGGGGCTCTTACGCTCACGGTTCAAAACGTGCAGATCGGCGAACAAGCCGCCATCGAATCAAACGAAGATTGA